Part of the Carcharodon carcharias isolate sCarCar2 chromosome 11, sCarCar2.pri, whole genome shotgun sequence genome, GGAAAAACGATTCAGACAagttccccctcatgtgacagtgtcacacgagcttGGACacgtctatgaattttattaaaatttttttattaaagttgtaaagccttcgtgaaacctcaccccgcccttggGTGAGatcccatgaaaaatgcgaaggctgcctggcctcttcatctgctccccctcccccgctgaccttaaggttggacgggcagcccttaCAAGTGCCTCAATTAgtagtttaatggccttaataggcagtcgacagtttggtgggtgcacagctgcctCTGGTGTGAGCCCgatgaactgaagatctgaatgatgtgcggtgatgccGGGACCTGTGCCCAATGTCACCTCGCGTCATTTTACCTGTGGGGCCTGTCCTCGTATGCCGACCGGAAGATTCAGGCGCTTGTAAATGTAGtggtgcctgccctctcaggtgaatgtaaaaaaatcccatggcactactctGAAGAAAAGCCTTGGTGCCCTGGTTAATATTTAACCAGTCAACATTTCCAATACAGATAATCTGGTTGTTTATTCGATTaccgtttgtgggatcttgctgtgtgtgagtTGGCCGCTGCGTATCCCTATGTTGCAATAGTGATTACACCTCAAAAAAAACACTTCACAAGCTATAAAGAGCTTCAgggcatcctgaagtcatgaaaggcaccatataaatgcacgTCTTTCCTCTTTCTATTGCTGAATGTAACCACTTAAactggtggaagggttgagaaccacaggtggtcattggagtctattttttattcgttcacgtgatgtggccttcactggctgggccggcatttattgcccatccctaattgccccttgagaagttggtggtgagctgccttcatgaaccgctgcagtccatgtggtgtaggtacacccacagtgctgttagggagggagttccaggactctgacccagtgacagtgaaggaatggtgttttatttccaagtcaggatggtgagtgactcggaggggaacttccaggtgttggtgttcccatctatctgctgcccttgtccttctagatggtaggggtcatgggtttggaaggtgctgtcgaaggagccttggtgaattcctacaatgcatcttgtagatggtacacactgctgctactgtgcgtcagtggtggaggtagtgaatgtttgtggatgtggtgccaatcaagtgggctgctttgtcctggtcagtgtcgagcttcttgagtgttgtgggagctgcactcattcaggcaagtggggagtattccatcacactcctggtttgtgccttgtgtagatggtggacaggcttgtaATGAATCACTGTGTTTTTGTGATGATGCATGGGATTTTATTAGGTCAGAATGTCAAGGGGTACTGAACCAAGGCCGGTAATTGGGGTTGAGCTACAGATCAACTGTTgtctcactgaatcacagaacgggcttgtggggctgaatggcctcctccggtTGCTGATGCTCCtattgaaatgtttgtttttgttttggcaggGCCGGACGAGATAAATAGAACGAAGCATTTGGGAGACAGGAACATGAATAATTCCACCTCTGGCCTTCAGCCCAGTCTGCAGACCAGAGGCTGCACATATCATGAGAAATTCAAGAACATTCTACTGCCCGTCACTTACACGACGGTCCTGATCTTCGGCCTGACCCTAAACATGACGGTCATTGTTCAGATCTGGCTCTGTCAGAAGCCGCTGACCCGGAGCGCGATCTACATGGTCAACTTGGCCATGGCTGACATCCTGTATGTCTGCTCCCTTCCTCTCCTGATCTACAATTACATCCACATGGACTACTGGCCCTTTGGCGAGATGATGTGCAAGGCTGTCCGTTTCCTCTTCTACGCCAATCTTCACGGGAGCATCCTGTTCCTCACCTGCATCAGCCTGCAACGTTACATTGGCATCTGCCACCCGCTAAGCAGTTGGCACAAGAAGCGGGGCCCCAGGTTTGCCTGGATGGTCTGCGGCTTGCTTTGGGCCTTCGTGATAGCCGAATGTGCTCCCACCTGGAGATTTGCCTCCATTGGCGTCCAGCGGAACAGGACGGTGTGCTACGACCTGAGCAGCCCCGATCAGTCCCTTTATTACTTCCCCTACGGGATCGCCCTGACCGTGGTGGGGTTCACGGTCCCGTTCGTCGGGCTGCTGATGTGCTACTGTGCCATGGCGATGGCGCTCTACAAGCCCGACAAGGCGCTGGGCCTCGCCATCCAGCGGAAGAAAAGCAAGGCCCTGCGGATGATCGCCATTGTGACCATCGTCTTCATCATAAGCTTCCTGCCCTTCCACGTTACAAAGACGACGTACCTCATTGTCCGCGCTCGGAGCTCCATCCCCTGCGGGACGCTGCAGACTTTCGCCCGGGCCTACAAGGCCACCAGGCCCCTCGCCAGCATGAATAGTGTCATGGATCCCATCCTGTTCTACTTCACCCACGAGAGGTTCAGGCAGAGCACGCGGAGTCTGCTGGAGAGGATCAACACCACTTGGAAGGCTAGAATTCACAAAGAGGAGGCGGG contains:
- the LOC121284332 gene encoding P2Y purinoceptor 3, which produces MAARSRSWAATGSVPASARSLPAHPTEMVEVTGWDGAVELLAVQIKEGPDEINRTKHLGDRNMNNSTSGLQPSLQTRGCTYHEKFKNILLPVTYTTVLIFGLTLNMTVIVQIWLCQKPLTRSAIYMVNLAMADILYVCSLPLLIYNYIHMDYWPFGEMMCKAVRFLFYANLHGSILFLTCISLQRYIGICHPLSSWHKKRGPRFAWMVCGLLWAFVIAECAPTWRFASIGVQRNRTVCYDLSSPDQSLYYFPYGIALTVVGFTVPFVGLLMCYCAMAMALYKPDKALGLAIQRKKSKALRMIAIVTIVFIISFLPFHVTKTTYLIVRARSSIPCGTLQTFARAYKATRPLASMNSVMDPILFYFTHERFRQSTRSLLERINTTWKARIHKEEAG